A stretch of the Conger conger chromosome 3, fConCon1.1, whole genome shotgun sequence genome encodes the following:
- the si:ch211-39i2.2 gene encoding DNA damage-inducible transcript 4-like protein-like, giving the protein MVYTQALVFGNGITVFSEEDRIVEFMRKFLLQITSGNKKSIPDRSLENSCEFIEDIKSSSVEWLDSRSNMEDCVEEALQLELAKQIELCLANAKTSRLQCQELLLPRRLTGRVARDIMVSSADEPCGLRGAIVQVLLETKGTLEPLGSIAPDRSVTPTFELTVVFKSDPDSWAALKSLFAADKVLKIRPGYRLVKRKLYSSASPVIHDFD; this is encoded by the exons ATGGTATACACCCAGGCACTGGTTTTCGGGAACGGAATTACCGTTTTCTCCGAAGAGGACAGAATAGTGGAGTTTATGAGGAAGTTCCTCCTCCAAATTACTTCAGGTAATAAGAAAAGTATACCCGACCGGAGTTTAGAGAACAGCTGTGAATTCATCGAAGATATCAAGTCCTCAA GTGTTGAGTGGCTCGATTCGCGTTCGAATATGGAGGACTGCGTCGAGGAAGCGCTTCAGTTGGAGCTGGCCAAACAGATCGAGCTGTGCCTGGCGAACGCCAAGACGAGCCGCCTGCAGTGCCAGGAGCTGCTCCTGCCGCGGCGACTCACCGGCCGCGTCGCGCGGGACATCATGGTCTCCTCGGCCGACGAGCCGTGCGGGCTCCGCGGGGCGATCGTTCAGGTGCTCCTGGAGACGAAAGGAACCTTGGAGCCGCTGGGTAGCATCGCGCCCGACCGCAGCGTCACGCCCACCTTCGAACTGACCGTGGTGTTCAAGTCCGATCCCGACAGCTGGGCCGCTCTGAAGAGCCTGTTTGCGGCCGACAAGGTCCTCAAAATCCGCCCTGGCTACAGGCTGGTCAAGAGGAAACTGTATTCGTCCGCTAGCCCGGTCATACACGACTTTGACTGA